In a single window of the Pleurodeles waltl isolate 20211129_DDA chromosome 4_2, aPleWal1.hap1.20221129, whole genome shotgun sequence genome:
- the LOC138293893 gene encoding CMRF35-like molecule 3 yields the protein MGAVIVWVLVFYPGVYLAARDHEVSGTVGESLTVHCTYPKNLRGYKHYWCKGAHQTSCSIVVQSKGSENKVRSGRFSVEDKHRNCIFTVTMIDLTLGDSGLYWCGTERPGPDFIFQVRVTISLSHHALDFNKPKMKPTMNLGLQAVSSFSPITMRDQPSITANELNSTANIIVSSLDLMWTPPEERNSTKAHTRPSDSYMMLQWQVKAALISVLMLGHVVAWMISRNGKKYLMEEDV from the coding sequence ATGGGGGCTGTCATAGTCTGGGTGTTAGTGTTCTATCCAGGAGTTTATTTGGCTGCAAGAGACCATGAAGTTTCTGGAACTGTAGGGGAGTCACTGACAGTGCACTGCACATATCCAAAAAATCTAAGAGGGTACAAGCATTACTGGTGTAAAGGAGCTCACCAGACATCCTGCTCCATCGTTGTACAGAGCAAAGGATCCGAGAATAAGGTGAGGAGTGGGCGTTTTTCAGTTGAAGATAAACACAGAAATTGCATATTCACCGTGACCATGATAGACCTTACACTTGGGGACTCTGGACTGTACTGGTGTGGAACAGAGAGACCAGGTCCTGATTTCATCTTTCAAGTCAGAGTGACCATTTCCTTATCTCATCATGCTCTCGATTTTAATAAGCCTAAGATGAAGCCAACCATGAATTTGGGTCTACAAGCTGTATCTTCATTTTCACCCATCACAATGCGGGATCAGCCAAGCATCACAGCCAATGAGCTGAACTCCACTGCTAACATTATCGTATCATCATTGGATCTCATGTGGACTCCACCTGAAGAGAGAAActctaccaaagcacacacaagacCGTCAGATTCTTACATGATGCTTCAGTGGCAGGTAAAAGCTGCCCTAATATCTGTATTGATGCTAGGACATGTTGTTGCCTGGATGATTTCCAGGAACGGAAAGAAGTATCTGATGGAAGAGGATGTATAG